One Niallia circulans DNA segment encodes these proteins:
- a CDS encoding esterase/lipase family protein has product MKNTKLLISLVACMAIIVSVVGVKPSVSKAASSHDPVIYVHGTGGNSTNFFAIKSYLKTQGWADNELYAIELIDKTGNSYTNAKQLATYVDQVLKKTGKSKVDIIGHSAGGINTLTYILNTGGTKVNDVVTLGSPNRFITSTAPVGKDSNHKILYTSIYSSSDYLVPTWLSNLKGAKNVQLSGIGHLGLVANSKVNELIKAGLNGGGQNTN; this is encoded by the coding sequence ATGAAGAATACTAAATTACTAATTTCATTAGTTGCGTGTATGGCTATTATTGTTTCTGTTGTTGGCGTTAAGCCTTCTGTATCTAAAGCGGCATCTAGTCATGATCCAGTCATTTATGTCCATGGTACAGGCGGGAACAGCACTAACTTCTTTGCGATAAAAAGCTATCTTAAAACACAGGGCTGGGCAGATAACGAGCTTTACGCGATTGAACTAATCGATAAAACAGGCAACAGCTACACAAATGCAAAACAGCTTGCAACATATGTTGATCAAGTGTTAAAGAAAACAGGCAAGAGCAAAGTCGATATTATCGGTCATAGTGCCGGCGGAATTAATACACTGACGTATATCTTGAATACAGGCGGAACAAAAGTCAATGATGTTGTGACATTAGGTTCACCTAACCGCTTCATTACATCAACAGCACCTGTTGGAAAAGACTCTAATCATAAAATTTTGTATACATCTATTTACAGTTCAAGTGATTATTTAGTACCAACATGGCTATCTAACCTAAAAGGAGCGAAAAACGTTCAGCTTAGTGGGATTGGCCATTTAGGATTGGTTGCTAACAGCAAGGTCAATGAGCTTATTAAGGCAGGATTAAATGGCGGGGGCCAGAATACGAACTAA
- a CDS encoding DUF956 family protein: protein MVQSINTKVDFVTDATSHMGISVYGKIMIGDKGFEFFNTRDARKFIQIPWEEVDIVTASVMFKGKWIPRYAVQTKRNGKYIFSSKDPKKVLREVRNYIDASKMVQSLSFFDVVKRGVRGKIKK, encoded by the coding sequence ATGGTCCAGTCAATTAACACAAAGGTCGATTTTGTTACAGATGCAACCTCACATATGGGAATTTCAGTGTACGGTAAAATCATGATTGGGGATAAGGGATTTGAATTCTTTAATACGCGTGACGCTCGTAAATTCATTCAAATTCCGTGGGAAGAAGTCGATATTGTGACTGCTTCTGTTATGTTCAAAGGGAAATGGATTCCTCGTTATGCAGTGCAAACAAAGCGGAATGGAAAATATATATTTTCTTCAAAAGATCCGAAAAAAGTGCTGCGAGAGGTTCGCAATTACATTGATGCAAGCAAAATGGTGCAATCCTTAAGCTTCTTTGATGTTGTTAAACGTGGTGTAAGAGGGAAAATAAAAAAATAA
- a CDS encoding 2-hydroxyacid dehydrogenase: MKQTVYITRKLPDEIVEKLTHYFHVRMWEEEGKPVPREVLLKEVENANGLICLLTDTIDEEVISRAKHLQIISNVAVGYNNIDVQAATNKGIIVTNTPGVLTETTADLTFALLMAAARGIPAASDVLRNGQWGAWSLMEFTGQDIFGATIGIIGLGRIGEALVKRAQGFNMNVLYYNRTRKYDKERELGITYAELTEVLQKSDYVCLMLPYSPEVYHLIGKEEFSLMKRNAILINTARGGLVDEEALYHALKSGGIWGAGLDVFEQEPVPVDHPLLTLTNVVTLPHIGSASLNTRMKMAHLAGDNIVRVLNGEAPLTEVRL, encoded by the coding sequence ATGAAACAGACTGTGTATATTACAAGAAAGCTGCCGGATGAAATCGTTGAGAAGCTAACGCATTACTTTCATGTCCGAATGTGGGAGGAAGAAGGGAAACCAGTTCCAAGGGAAGTTTTGCTTAAGGAAGTTGAAAATGCGAACGGACTAATCTGTTTATTAACAGATACGATAGATGAAGAGGTCATAAGCAGAGCGAAGCATTTACAGATTATCAGTAATGTAGCAGTAGGCTACAACAATATTGATGTCCAAGCAGCAACGAATAAAGGGATAATCGTAACGAATACTCCTGGTGTATTAACCGAAACGACAGCAGATTTAACTTTTGCGCTGTTAATGGCAGCTGCTCGCGGCATACCTGCTGCTTCTGATGTTTTGCGAAATGGACAATGGGGGGCTTGGTCGTTAATGGAATTTACCGGTCAAGATATATTTGGAGCGACAATAGGGATTATTGGCTTAGGAAGAATTGGCGAAGCACTCGTGAAGCGGGCACAAGGGTTTAACATGAATGTGCTTTATTATAATCGGACGCGAAAATATGATAAAGAACGTGAGCTTGGTATTACCTATGCAGAGCTAACGGAGGTTTTGCAAAAGTCCGATTACGTATGTCTCATGCTTCCGTATAGTCCAGAAGTTTACCATCTGATTGGGAAAGAGGAATTTTCGTTAATGAAACGAAATGCCATTCTTATCAACACTGCCAGAGGCGGGTTAGTTGATGAAGAGGCACTATATCATGCATTAAAAAGCGGCGGAATTTGGGGAGCTGGCTTAGATGTTTTTGAACAAGAACCAGTACCAGTTGATCATCCCTTATTAACTTTAACAAACGTGGTTACATTGCCGCATATCGGAAGTGCAAGCCTTAACACAAGAATGAAAATGGCACATCTTGCAGGAGATAATATAGTAAGGGTGCTTAATGGTGAAGCTCCATTAACAGAGGTTCGTCTGTAA
- a CDS encoding sugar kinase — protein sequence MPKNVAAFGEVMMRLQVPGYKLLSQGSTLNYSFSGTGVNVTAALARFGHTGLLVSTLPENPIGDAALSYLQKLGITTSFIRRDGKYVGMYVLENGFGARPSRVTYTNRLESSFNTAAEGTYDFNAIVKQVDIVHFCGITLAMNDTVRHLMKTLAKAVKENGGTIVFDCNYRPSLWGEAGYIKAKPHYEEMLQLADIVMMNEMDAQFVLNLKTEKNDRSEQLKELIPIVAKTYNISVIAGTHRTINGDNTHSLQGFIFKNQAFHFSKTLSFSVYDRIGAGDAYSSGIIHCEMEGFPPEKTVEFAAAAGMLAHTIAGDTPMSTEKDILRAMTESVGDIER from the coding sequence ATGCCTAAGAATGTTGCAGCATTTGGAGAGGTTATGATGCGTCTGCAGGTGCCTGGATACAAACTTCTCTCCCAAGGAAGCACTTTAAACTATTCCTTTTCTGGTACGGGAGTGAACGTAACCGCAGCACTAGCAAGATTTGGCCATACGGGGCTGCTTGTGTCCACATTGCCAGAAAATCCAATTGGTGATGCAGCTCTTTCCTACCTTCAAAAACTTGGAATCACAACATCATTCATTAGACGAGATGGAAAGTATGTTGGTATGTACGTATTAGAAAATGGCTTTGGTGCCAGGCCAAGTAGGGTTACATATACCAATCGGCTTGAAAGCAGTTTTAATACCGCAGCTGAGGGAACGTATGATTTTAACGCCATCGTAAAGCAAGTCGATATTGTCCATTTTTGTGGCATCACGCTAGCAATGAATGATACTGTCCGTCATCTTATGAAAACATTAGCCAAAGCGGTAAAGGAAAATGGGGGGACAATTGTTTTTGATTGTAACTACCGTCCATCGCTCTGGGGTGAGGCCGGATATATAAAAGCGAAGCCACATTACGAAGAAATGCTTCAATTAGCTGACATTGTCATGATGAATGAAATGGATGCACAGTTTGTACTAAACTTGAAAACAGAGAAGAATGATCGCAGTGAGCAGCTGAAGGAATTAATTCCAATAGTTGCAAAAACCTATAACATCTCTGTCATTGCTGGCACACACCGGACAATCAACGGTGACAATACACATTCCTTACAAGGCTTTATCTTTAAGAATCAAGCATTCCACTTTTCAAAAACATTATCTTTTTCTGTCTATGACAGAATTGGAGCAGGAGATGCTTATTCAAGCGGGATTATACATTGTGAAATGGAAGGGTTTCCACCTGAGAAAACAGTTGAATTTGCCGCCGCCGCGGGAATGCTTGCACATACAATTGCAGGAGACACACCAATGTCAACAGAGAAGGACATATTGCGGGCTATGACAGAATCAGTAGGAGATATTGAAAGGTGA
- a CDS encoding PTS mannose/fructose/sorbose transporter subunit IIC, which yields MDLNMIQIILVIIVAFLAGVEGILDEFHFHQPIIACTLIGLVTGNLVPCLILGGTLQMIALGWANIGAAVAPDAALASIASAIILVLSGQGEAGVSSAIAIAVPLAVAGLLLTIIVRTIATALVHLMDAAAREGNIRKVELWHIVAICMQGLRIAIPAVLILAIGAGPVREMLEAMPTWLTSGLAIGGGMVVAVGYAMVINMMATKEVWPFFAIGFVLATVSQITLIGLGAIGVALALIYLALSKQGGSGGGGNSNNGDPLGDIIDNY from the coding sequence ATGGATTTAAATATGATTCAAATAATATTAGTCATTATCGTCGCATTTTTAGCTGGTGTCGAAGGGATTTTGGATGAGTTCCACTTCCACCAACCTATCATTGCATGTACGTTAATCGGCTTAGTTACTGGAAACCTAGTACCATGTCTTATCTTAGGTGGTACGCTGCAAATGATCGCCTTAGGTTGGGCAAACATTGGAGCAGCCGTAGCTCCGGATGCTGCATTAGCATCAATTGCATCTGCTATTATTTTAGTTTTAAGTGGACAGGGAGAAGCTGGAGTATCCTCTGCTATCGCGATTGCAGTTCCTCTTGCAGTTGCTGGTTTGTTATTAACAATCATCGTTCGTACAATTGCAACAGCATTGGTGCATTTAATGGACGCTGCAGCTAGAGAAGGTAATATACGAAAAGTTGAACTGTGGCATATCGTCGCAATCTGTATGCAAGGTTTGCGTATCGCAATCCCAGCTGTATTAATTTTAGCTATTGGAGCAGGTCCTGTTAGAGAAATGCTTGAAGCGATGCCAACTTGGTTAACAAGCGGCTTGGCAATCGGTGGGGGCATGGTTGTAGCAGTTGGTTATGCAATGGTAATTAATATGATGGCTACAAAAGAAGTATGGCCATTCTTCGCAATCGGTTTCGTATTAGCGACAGTTTCACAAATCACACTTATCGGTCTTGGAGCTATCGGTGTGGCGCTTGCACTTATTTACTTAGCACTATCTAAGCAAGGCGGCTCAGGTGGCGGCGGTAACTCCAACAATGGAGATCCGTTAGGCGATATTATTGATAATTACTAA
- a CDS encoding alpha-amylase family glycosyl hydrolase: MKKWYAVSLSLPLAASLSSRVSAKEEKNQNDKDGVFYEIYVKSFYDSDGNGHGDLKGVIMKLDYLNDGNRNTNKDLQVNGLWLMPINTSPSYHKYDVTDYYSIDPEYGTLEDFHELTLEAHKRDVRVIIDLVINHTSSEHPWFIEASRDVTSKYHYYYVWSDEHTDLSETGSWGQQVWYKNPNGAGYYYGTFWSGMPDLNFTNPHVREELIKIGQYWLKQGADGFRLDAAMHIYKGQTTDGALNNLKWWEQFRAAMLEVKTDVHLVGEVWDVPEVVAPYYKSLDSAFNFDLASKIVHSVKSGIDEGIAAAAIATDELYRTYNPNKIDATFLTNHDQIRVMSEFKGDIQKGKSAASILLTLPGNPYLYYGEEIGMIGEKPDELIREPFRWYEGDGEGQTSWQTPVYNIGNNGISVEVQDNNENSLLNHYRKMIRIRQQYVELGKGNIESIEVNNAKVVAYNRTYKKSSIQIFHNIANETVVVKTPLIGKVIFASEQGVKNTKSSLTIPAHTTVLVK, encoded by the coding sequence ATGAAAAAATGGTACGCTGTATCATTATCATTGCCGTTAGCAGCTAGTTTATCATCCAGGGTCAGTGCTAAGGAAGAGAAAAACCAAAATGATAAAGACGGTGTTTTTTATGAAATCTATGTGAAGTCTTTTTATGATTCTGATGGAAATGGCCATGGCGATTTAAAAGGGGTTATTATGAAGCTGGATTATTTAAATGATGGAAATAGAAATACGAACAAGGATTTACAAGTTAATGGCTTGTGGTTAATGCCGATTAATACCTCTCCAAGCTACCATAAATATGATGTGACAGATTACTATAGTATCGATCCTGAATATGGAACATTGGAAGATTTTCATGAACTGACATTAGAAGCACATAAACGTGACGTTAGAGTTATTATAGATTTAGTAATCAATCATACAAGCAGTGAGCATCCTTGGTTTATAGAAGCTAGCCGAGATGTTACTAGTAAATATCATTATTATTATGTTTGGTCAGATGAACATACTGATTTAAGTGAAACTGGATCATGGGGCCAGCAGGTGTGGTATAAAAATCCGAATGGAGCAGGCTATTATTACGGCACTTTTTGGTCTGGGATGCCTGACTTAAACTTTACTAATCCTCATGTAAGAGAAGAGCTAATAAAGATTGGCCAGTATTGGTTAAAGCAGGGGGCGGACGGTTTCAGGTTAGATGCGGCTATGCATATTTATAAGGGACAAACAACAGATGGTGCATTAAACAACCTAAAATGGTGGGAGCAATTCAGAGCAGCGATGCTAGAGGTAAAAACAGATGTGCATTTGGTTGGAGAGGTTTGGGATGTGCCAGAGGTTGTTGCGCCATACTACAAGTCATTAGATTCTGCATTTAACTTTGATTTAGCCAGCAAAATCGTTCATTCTGTTAAAAGCGGTATAGATGAAGGGATAGCTGCTGCCGCAATAGCTACAGATGAACTTTACAGAACCTATAACCCAAACAAAATCGACGCAACCTTCTTAACGAACCATGATCAAATTCGGGTTATGAGTGAATTTAAGGGAGATATACAGAAGGGTAAATCAGCAGCCTCCATTCTCCTAACATTGCCTGGCAATCCGTACCTATATTATGGAGAAGAAATCGGCATGATAGGTGAAAAACCAGATGAGCTAATTCGGGAACCATTTCGGTGGTACGAGGGTGATGGTGAAGGCCAAACAAGCTGGCAGACACCTGTTTATAATATTGGCAATAACGGTATTTCAGTCGAAGTACAAGACAATAACGAAAATTCGCTGTTAAATCACTACCGTAAAATGATTCGTATTCGGCAGCAGTATGTGGAGTTAGGCAAAGGCAATATAGAAAGTATCGAAGTGAATAATGCCAAAGTTGTTGCTTATAATCGTACGTATAAAAAAAGCTCGATTCAGATTTTTCATAATATCGCAAATGAAACAGTCGTTGTAAAGACTCCACTTATAGGGAAAGTTATTTTCGCAAGTGAACAGGGTGTTAAGAACACGAAATCCTCTTTAACCATTCCAGCACATACAACTGTTTTAGTGAAATAA
- a CDS encoding esterase/lipase family protein, which yields MKKMRVVHSLIACMIILFCSVGLNPTVSEAQRVTHDPVIFVHGLGGNSTNFYFIKTYLKQQGWADNELYAIELVDKTGNSITNAKQLATYVDDVLKKTGKKKVDIIGHSAGGINALTYILNTGGSKVSDVVTLGSPNRVITTKAPVGTDPNRKILYTSIYSTTDYITPYRLSILDGAKNIQISGVDHLGLVASKKVNELIKAGLNGGGLNTNK from the coding sequence ATGAAAAAAATGAGAGTGGTACATTCACTAATAGCATGCATGATAATCCTTTTTTGCTCAGTCGGTTTAAATCCAACTGTCTCCGAAGCACAACGAGTTACACATGATCCCGTTATTTTCGTTCACGGCTTAGGCGGAAACAGTACGAACTTTTATTTCATAAAAACCTACTTGAAGCAGCAAGGCTGGGCAGACAATGAGCTTTATGCCATTGAATTAGTTGATAAAACAGGCAACAGTATTACTAATGCAAAACAGCTTGCCACTTATGTAGATGATGTACTAAAGAAAACAGGGAAAAAGAAAGTGGATATTATCGGTCACAGTGCAGGCGGCATTAATGCCTTAACATATATCCTTAATACAGGTGGAAGCAAGGTTAGTGATGTTGTGACATTAGGGTCTCCAAATCGTGTAATAACAACAAAAGCACCTGTAGGAACAGATCCTAACCGCAAGATTTTGTATACTTCCATCTACAGCACAACCGATTATATAACACCATACCGTTTGTCTATCCTTGACGGCGCGAAAAATATTCAAATCAGTGGCGTTGACCATTTAGGGCTTGTTGCTAGTAAAAAGGTGAACGAGTTAATTAAGGCTGGCTTAAATGGCGGCGGTTTGAATACGAATAAATAG
- a CDS encoding PTS system mannose/fructose/sorbose family transporter subunit IID: MEKELRLSKRDRVSVWWRSTFLQGSWNYERMQNGGWAFSMIPAIKKLYKTKEDRSDALKRHLEFFNTHPYVASPIIGVTLALEEERANGAPVEDTAVQGVKVGMMGPLAGIGDPVFWFTVKPILGALAASLALTGNILGPIIYFFAWNIIRMAFTWYTQEFGYKAGSKITDDLSGGILQSITKGASILGMFILGALVNRWVSVQFTPVVSSVELDKGAFIEWDKLPDGAQGIKTALEQQASGLSLDPMKVTTLQANLDSLIPGLAGLLLTLLCMWLLKKKVSPIVMILGLFAVGIVFHLIHLM; encoded by the coding sequence ATGGAAAAAGAATTGAGATTATCGAAACGAGATCGTGTTTCTGTTTGGTGGCGTTCCACTTTCCTTCAAGGTTCTTGGAACTACGAACGTATGCAAAACGGTGGTTGGGCATTTTCCATGATTCCTGCCATCAAAAAACTATATAAAACTAAAGAAGATCGTTCTGACGCATTAAAACGTCACTTAGAGTTCTTTAATACACATCCATATGTTGCTTCACCAATTATTGGTGTGACATTAGCTCTTGAGGAAGAACGTGCAAATGGTGCACCAGTTGAAGACACAGCAGTTCAAGGCGTTAAAGTCGGTATGATGGGACCTTTAGCAGGTATCGGTGATCCAGTTTTCTGGTTCACAGTTAAGCCAATCCTTGGTGCATTAGCAGCTTCACTTGCATTAACAGGTAACATCCTTGGTCCAATTATTTACTTCTTTGCTTGGAATATCATTCGCATGGCTTTCACATGGTATACACAAGAATTTGGTTACAAAGCTGGTTCTAAAATTACAGACGACTTATCTGGCGGTATCCTGCAAAGCATCACAAAAGGTGCCTCCATACTCGGGATGTTTATACTCGGGGCCCTTGTTAACAGGTGGGTATCCGTGCAATTCACCCCAGTTGTATCATCCGTTGAACTCGACAAAGGTGCTTTTATCGAATGGGATAAACTACCTGATGGCGCACAAGGCATAAAAACAGCGCTCGAACAGCAAGCCTCTGGTCTATCACTAGATCCTATGAAGGTCACCACATTACAAGCAAACCTAGACAGCTTAATTCCAGGTTTAGCTGGATTGCTGTTAACACTACTGTGCATGTGGCTGCTTAAGAAAAAGGTGTCTCCAATCGTTATGATCCTTGGATTATTCGCGGTTGGTATCGTGTTCCACTTAATTCATCTAATGTAA
- a CDS encoding mannose/fructose/sorbose PTS transporter subunit IIA — MVGIIIASHGEFATGIMQSGAMIFGEQENVKAVTLMPSEGPENVKAKMQEAIASFDNQEEVLFLVDLWGGTPFNQANSLLEDHKDKWAIVAGMNLPMLIEAYASRFSMNTAHEIAAHILGTAKEGVKVKPEELEPAETTAAAAAKPVNAGTPGKFEYVLARIDSRLLHGQVATAWTKTTQPTRIIVVSDAVAKDDLRKKLIQQAAPPGVKAHVVPINKMIELAKDDQHFGGQRALLLFENPQDTLKAVQGGVPLKTINVGSMAHSPGKVQPNKVLAFSQEDIHTFAKLKEAGLNFDVRKVPNDSKGNMDDILKKAQEELNKQK, encoded by the coding sequence ATGGTAGGAATTATCATTGCTAGTCATGGTGAATTCGCCACTGGTATCATGCAATCTGGAGCGATGATTTTCGGAGAGCAAGAAAATGTTAAAGCTGTAACATTGATGCCGAGTGAAGGACCTGAAAATGTCAAGGCAAAAATGCAAGAAGCAATCGCCTCTTTCGACAATCAAGAAGAAGTATTATTCTTAGTCGATCTTTGGGGTGGAACACCGTTCAACCAAGCCAACAGCTTGTTAGAAGACCACAAAGACAAATGGGCAATTGTTGCAGGTATGAACTTACCTATGTTGATTGAAGCATATGCATCACGCTTCTCCATGAACACAGCCCACGAAATTGCTGCACATATTCTAGGGACAGCAAAAGAAGGGGTTAAAGTAAAACCAGAAGAATTAGAGCCAGCAGAAACTACTGCTGCAGCTGCTGCTAAGCCGGTTAATGCAGGTACACCTGGTAAATTTGAATACGTGTTAGCACGTATCGACTCTCGTTTACTTCATGGTCAAGTAGCAACTGCTTGGACAAAAACGACACAGCCAACACGAATTATCGTTGTGTCTGATGCAGTAGCTAAAGATGATTTACGGAAGAAATTGATTCAACAGGCTGCTCCTCCTGGCGTTAAGGCACATGTTGTACCAATCAACAAAATGATTGAGCTTGCTAAGGATGATCAACATTTCGGCGGTCAGCGTGCGTTGCTTCTGTTTGAAAACCCGCAGGATACGCTGAAAGCAGTCCAAGGTGGCGTTCCATTAAAGACCATTAATGTTGGTTCAATGGCCCACTCACCTGGTAAGGTTCAGCCGAATAAGGTATTGGCTTTTAGTCAGGAAGACATTCATACATTCGCTAAGCTTAAGGAAGCTGGTTTGAACTTCGATGTACGTAAGGTACCGAACGATTCAAAAGGCAATATGGATGACATTCTCAAAAAGGCACAGGAAGAATTAAACAAACAAAAATAA
- a CDS encoding ABC transporter ATP-binding protein, with product MQAGIEVHDLTVSFGETTVLNNISLSFEENKIHGLVGRNGSGKTMLLKCICGFVLPAAGSIKIANQQIGKDCDVPENIGIIIEAPGFLPNYDGYTNLKFLAAIKKQISKEQILQVIEKVGLDSKSKKHVGKYSLGMRQRLGLAQALMENPDILILDEPMNGLDNQGVKDIRKVLLELKNQGKTILLASHSREDIEILCDTVHELDHGKIINSYTKNG from the coding sequence ATGCAAGCAGGTATAGAGGTCCATGATTTAACAGTAAGCTTTGGAGAAACGACTGTGTTAAATAATATTTCCTTATCGTTTGAAGAAAATAAAATTCACGGTTTAGTTGGCAGGAATGGTTCTGGGAAAACAATGCTCTTAAAATGTATTTGCGGGTTCGTTCTCCCTGCGGCTGGAAGTATTAAGATAGCTAATCAGCAAATCGGGAAGGATTGTGACGTACCAGAGAATATTGGAATAATTATTGAAGCACCGGGTTTTCTTCCTAATTATGATGGGTACACCAATTTAAAATTTCTTGCTGCAATCAAAAAGCAAATCTCAAAAGAACAGATTCTGCAAGTAATTGAAAAGGTTGGATTAGATTCTAAAAGCAAAAAGCATGTCGGCAAATATTCACTTGGAATGAGGCAGCGACTTGGTCTCGCTCAGGCACTGATGGAGAATCCTGATATTCTTATTCTTGATGAACCGATGAATGGCTTGGATAATCAAGGTGTGAAAGATATTCGCAAGGTCCTTTTAGAGCTGAAAAATCAAGGAAAAACAATATTACTCGCAAGCCATAGTAGAGAGGATATCGAAATTCTGTGTGACACAGTACATGAATTGGATCACGGCAAAATAATAAACTCGTATACTAAAAATGGTTGA